One Nilaparvata lugens isolate BPH unplaced genomic scaffold, ASM1435652v1 scaffold2044, whole genome shotgun sequence DNA segment encodes these proteins:
- the LOC111050173 gene encoding uncharacterized protein LOC111050173: protein MKGILKTNKSTHCVTPSQNNRLKKQIKPKKPSSLPSTPSKEKCVTFENYSPPGVELICPKPSGLSGKMEKIIPQIVDKMVGETLTVPVRRLKSFQIVERERSIEPVERRNVRLRRNNIRKPSTVKLGSKNVNKELTDETKILNRSSRTNIKPLCKSKLTNHTFTPLKLTRNLEEKSLENWGVDKTNKVGNGEKTEQKRSLESGVERRASEKRNYFEESEDESGDNDNNNNNCFDEYRPEGKPSVIRINIVL, encoded by the coding sequence ATGAAAGGCATCCTGAAAACGAACAAATCAACACACTGCGTCACACCGTCTCAAAACAATCGACTAAAAAAACAAATCAAGCCCAAAAAACCCTCCTCCCTACCATCAACCCCATCCAAAGAAAAATGCGTCACTTTCGAAAATTACAGCCCCCCTGGTGTGGAACTCATCTGCCCTAAACCATCAGGTCTGAGTGgaaaaatggagaaaataatcCCTCAAATAGTTGATAAAATGGTGGGGGAAACACTGACTGTCCCTGTGAGACGGTTGAAATCTTTTCAGATtgtagaaagagagagaagtatTGAGCCAGTTGAGAGGAGAAATGTTAGACTgagaagaaataatattagaaaacctTCTACTGTGAAACTGGGCTCAAAAAATGTGAACAAGGAACTCACAGATGAAACTAAAATACTAAATAGAAGTTCTAGAACAAATATTAAACCGCTGTGTAAGAGCAAACTAACCAACCATACTTTTACCCCGTTGAAACTTACTAGAAATTTGGAAGAGAAGAGTTTAGAAAACTGGGGGGTTGATAAGACAAATAAAGTGGGAAACGGAGAGAAGACGGAGCAGAAAAGGAGTTTGGAGAGTGGTGTGGAAAGGAGAGCAAGTGAGAAGAGGAATTATTTTGAAGAGAGTGAAGACGAATCTGGAgataatgataacaataataataattgttttgatGAATATAGACCAGAGGGGAAACCTAGTGTTATAAGGATTAATATAGTTTTGTGA
- the LOC111050180 gene encoding uncharacterized protein LOC111050180 (The sequence of the model RefSeq protein was modified relative to this genomic sequence to represent the inferred CDS: added 76 bases not found in genome assembly): MLQRRPGVILQLLLAGGSYKDRKFKSGELSMIGAMPAVAVRHERRRQEKRTKRPSLLYLQSPPSRSPTPSPLQSPPALSGHCAGGQGPPPEVYVCGKVSVLHIVVVSLLLGAVLLIVGLVQLKPRADASQHRFVLLGSGAFLMLFGIVLAIVRCCVLPWAIRKRHQRHHAAAATAAASKDTADVINGKLATAHARQHHESGVAGSGTPRASLTSQQQRPSNATVLSPTEQETLISKAATVHHQAHVET, encoded by the exons CAGGCGAGCTGAGCATGATTGGGGCTATGCCAGCTGTGGCGGTGCGCCACGAAAGAAGGCGTCAGGAGAAACGCACCAAGAGACCCAGTCTGCTCTACCTGCAATCCCCCCCTAGCAGGTCACCCACCCCTTCACCACTCCAGTCGCCCCCTGCCCTCTCGGGGCACTGTGCAGGGGGCCAGGGGCCACCGCCTGAGGTCTATGTTTGCGGAAAG GTGTCAGTACTACACATAGTGGTTGTCTCGCTGCTCTTGGGAGCTGTCCTCCTCATAGTCGGTCTAGTCCAACTGAAACCTAGAGCAGATGCTTCACAACACAG GTTTGTCCTTCTAGGCAGCGGTGCCTTCCTAATGCTCTTCGGCATAGTTCTTGCCATCGTCCGTTGTTGTGTGCTTCCCTGGGCAATCCGCAAGCGACACCAGCGCCATCACGCGGCCGCTGCCACAGCCGCAGCATCCAAGGACACCGCTGACGTCATCAACGGCAAGCTGGCAACAGCGCACGCGCGGCAACACCACGAGAGCGGTGTTGCCGGTTCGGGCACACCGCGCGCTAGCCTGACGTCACAACAGCAGCGTCCCTCCAACGCGACCGTGCTTTCGCCCACTGAACAGGAGACGCTCATCAGCAAAGCGGCAACAGTGCATCATCAGGCGCATGTCGAGACTTGA